Genomic segment of Mycolicibacterium sarraceniae:
GGGCATCATCACATCGCTGACCACGAGGTCGGGCAGTTCGGTCCAGATTCGTTCCAGTGCCTGCTGACCGTCGGCCACCGCGTCGACCTGGTAGCCGGCGCCGCGCAGCAGCCGGACCAGGTATTCGCGCATATCGGCGTTGTCGTCGGCGACAAGTACGCGGCGCGGCGCGGCACCCCCTGGCGGGGGGTCCGGGACGTGTGACATGTCTGCGGTGTCGTTGTTCGGCAGCCAGCGCAGAGCTTCCTGAACATAGGGTTCGGCGATCCCGGAGGATCCCCAGCCTTCACCAGGCGAGGTCACTGCGTCGGCGGGCAGGTGCCCCGCTCCGATCGGCAGCCGGACGGTGAAGGTCGTGCCCGCACCCGCGACGCTCTCGGCGCCGATCGTGCCACCGTGCAAGCCGACGAGCTCCTTCACCAGCGCCAGCCCGATGCCGCTGCCTTCGGTGGAGCGGGCGCGGGCATTTTCGATCCGGTGGAAGCGCTCGAACAGCCGGGGCATCTCGGCGACGGACACACCGATACCGGTATCGGCGATGCTCACCACCGCGTCGTCGCCGTCGCGGAACACCCGGACTGTGATCGTGCCGTCGAAGGTGTACTTCAGCGCATTGGACAGCAGGTTGAGGACCACCTTTTCCCACATGTCGTGATCGAGGTAGACCGGCTCGTCCAGGGTCTGGCAGTCCACGATCAGCTGCAGGCCGGCTCGGTCGATAGCCGAGCGGAACACGCTGGCCAGCTCCGCCGTCACGGTGGCCACATCCACCGGCTCGTAATGGGCCTGCACCCGGTTGGCCTCGATCCGGGAGAAGTCCAACAGCGTGTTCACCAGTTTGGCCAGGCGTAACCCGTTGCGCTGGATCACGTCCAGCTCTTTTTGGGCGTGTTCGTCGAGCGCTGGTGTGCGGGTGCGCAGCTCGGCGACCGGGCCCAGGATCAGGGTGATCGGTGTGCGGAACTCGTGGCTGATGTTGGAGAAGAACGTCGTCTTGGCGCGGTCCAGCTCTGCGAGTTCCTCGACTTGCCGCTGCTGCTCGCGGTAGTTGCGGGCACTGGAGATCCCGCTCGCGATATGGCCCGCGACCAGGTCGATGAAACCGCGGTACTGGTCATCGAACGGCCGGAAGCGATTCAGGCCGGCGACCAGAAAGCCGGACGGCGTCCCGCCTTGTGTCAGAAGCGGTGTCACGAACGCTTGGCGGGGCGGCTCCGCCCATTCACCGGTCGGCAGGTCGGAGAATCCGTCGCCGTCGAGGTCGACGACCACCACATGGCCGTGCGCCGGCTTGTCGATGGGCCAGATGCTCGACCCATCTGCGGGGAGCACAGCCGGTGCGGCGGGGTGGCCGGCCCGGAATCCGGTGACTCCGGCCAGGCGGGCGGTGCCGTCGTCGTTTAGCAGGTAGGTCAGGGTGAACGGCAGGTCTCGCGGATTGCGCTCGAGCTGACGGGACGAAAAGGTCAGCGTTTCCCGCTCGGTGCGCAGCGTCGAGGGATCGGAGCCGAGGTGGCGCAGCGTGGACATCCGGCGTTCGCCGATCACCCGGTCGGTGTCCTCGCTGACGACGCACAGCATGCCGACGATGTCTCCGGCGTCGTCGCGCAGCGGGCTGTAGGAGAACGTGTGGTAGGTCTCCTCGGGGTAGCCCGAGCGTTCGAGGAACAGCAGCAGGGCTTCGTCCCAGGTCGCCTCGGCCGACGACAGCACATGGTCGATCCGGGGGCCGATGTCGTCCCAGATCTCGGCCCACACGTCCCGGGCGGGCCGGCCCAGCGCCCACGGGTATTTACGGCCGAGCGTGTCGCGCCGGTAGGCGTCATTGCAAAAGAACGTCAGGTCGGATCCCCAGGCCATCCACATGGGAAAACGGGAGGACAGCAGGATGCTGACCGCGGTTCGCAGGCTCTGCGGCCAACCGTCGGATGCCCCCAGTGGGGTCGCTGTCCAGTCGACGTGCGACAGATCGCGACCCACGGGATCGTTGGGGCCCGAAGCCGAGCCAACGTCCACCACGCGTCCTTTCGACCGGATCCGGCGTTGTGCGATCAGGCAACGGAGTTCACATTACGGCCAGATCGCTCAACCAGGGGCCAGTCGGCGCAGCGTGTGGGACTAGAGCAGGCGAATCAGCACGAAGTCATGGTCGGCGTGCGCAGCCAGCGTGAACGTCTTGGTACCGGCAATGGTCAAGCCGCTCTTGGTAGGGCACCGTTGATAGCGGTCAGTTCACAGCCGACGCGCCCAACGACTTTGACCCGGGCGGGCGGTGCCTGCCGATACGTACCGCATGCGGATAGGACTCGTCACGATGTTGGAACGACAGGATCTTCGGATTGAGCACGATCCCGTCGCGGATCTCGACGGCCCGCGAGATCGTCGGACTCGTCGTCCACGCCGCCGCCCCGGCCAAGAGGATCTCCAGGTGTGGCACCAGCGCCTCGCTGATCTCCCACGTCGCCGAGTTCCACAAGTACGAGGGGCTGTGGTCGACGGCGTAGTACTGCACGCCATCGCCCAGTTCGACGATCGGATGACTGAATGAGGTCGGGCGCGCCCAGTTGAAGCCCATATCCACGTCGCAGGAGACGTCGATGATCAGGCTGCCGGGTGCGAACGCCCCCAGTTCGTCTTCGGTGACGAACGTCAGCGGCGCGACCGGATCCTGAAGAACGCAGTTGACGACGATGTCGTTGCGGGCGAGGTACCGAGCCACCGGGATTGGACCGTCGCCCGCGTCGGCCCAGACCCGCTCCGGCCGATCCGGGTGGTGGCCCATCTGGATGATCTGGGTTGAGGGGATCGGCGAGCCGACGGCGGCGACATCGCGGTTGGTCAGCACCCGAACGTCGTCGACGCCGTGGGCGTTGAGCGCGGTGACGGCGCCGCGTGCGGTCGCGCCGAAGCCGATGACGGCGGCCCGTAGCCGGCGACCGTAGCTGCCGGTGACGCCGGTGAGTTGCATAGCGTGCAAGACCGAGCAGTAGCCGGCGAGCTCATTGTTCTTGTGAAAGACGTGCAACCCGAATCCGCCGTCGGGTCGCCAGTGGTTCATGGACTCGAATGCGATCAGCGTCAACCGCCGGTCAATGGCGACCTGAGTGAGCGCGGCATCCTGCACACAATGCGGCCAGCCCAAAACTACTTGCCGCTCTTTGACTTCCGCGAGGTCCTCGGCCTGGACCTTGGGCAACAGAATCACGTCGCAGTCGGCGAGGAGTTGCGCGCGGGTGCCGACGCCGCCAACGAGACGGCTCAGGGCGTTATCCGTGGCACCGAAGTCGGAGCCGTAGCCGTGTTCCAGGAATATCCGCGACCGCAGCTGTGGATCGATCCTGCTGATATGTGCGGGATGGATCGGCAATCGTCGCTCGTTCTCCTTGCGGGAGTGGGCGAGAATGCCCATCGAAAGCGGTTGTGCAGTAATGATTTTGTAGACCTCGATCACGAGGCCTCGGTGGCGCCGATGATTTGACTCTACGCCGTGTATTGAGAGATCTTGACAACCAAGGCGATTCGTACCGCTGATCGTCATCGCCAACGCGAGAATGCGCGTAGTGTCAGCAGTACCGGGCAGCTCGATTACGAGCCAAGATGCCCGACAAAGAAGGAACCTCATGGCTTCGCCAACAACCGTCCGTTCGCCCTACCTTCATCGAGTTGACCTCGTGACGGACGTCATCAAGACCCATGCCAAGCTTGGCGACAAGGATGCGAACGAATTGGCCGTGCAGGTCCTGCGCGTGCTCAATTCGGTCCCCGAGAAGATTCGTTGAGGTATCCGGCATGACCGTTACTGTGACGCTGCCCGGTGGCGAATGCGACGCGTACATGCGCTTCGGTGACTCGTATGTGAAGCACCACGACGGCTCTCTCGATGTCGTCCGCCGCGGTGAGAGAAAGCCGCACCGGTACGAAACGGGGCAGTGGACCGACGTGTCGGGGGACGCGAAGGCGTGGAAGAAACCCCGGCTCTTTGGCTGATTACCATATCAAAGGTGTTGGGAATCAACAGATTCACTGACATCGCAGTGATGGGATAACAGATCGGCGACCGCGACCAGCGGCGGACGCCCTACCGTGTGGTAGCTCGACTCAGGACTCCCGGGCGGTGGTGATCGCAGCGAAGGTCTCGGCGATATCGGCCTCGGCGCGCGCCTTGTCGAATCCGAGCAGGTGCAGGGTACCGCCGTCGTCCTCGGCTTCGGCTAGCGCCAGCAGCAGGTGTTCGGTGCTGACGTAGTTGTGGCCCAAGCGAAGTGCTTCGCGGAAGGTCAGCTCCAGAACCTTGCGCGCAGGGGCGTCGAACGGGATCAGCGCGGGCATCTCGGCGGCAGGCGGCGGGAGTGTGATGGCCTGGTGAACCGCGTCGGGGGTGATCTGTTGGGCGCGCAGCACGGGGGTGGCCAGGGCCGCGGGGTCGGTGAGGAGGCCGAGCAGAAGGTGGTCGGGGGTGATCTCGGCGTTGCCGGCCTGGCGAGCGGCGTTCTGTGCGGCGACGACGGCGCCGCGGGCCCGGGGGGTGAAGCGGGCGAAGCCCTGGGCCGGGTCGAGGTCGTTGGCGTTCAGGTTGGTCATCTTAGGTACGAAGCGTTTTTGTGCCGCCTGTTTGGTGACGCCCATGCTCTTACCGATATCGGTCCACGAGGCACCCGAGCGCCGGGCCTGGTCGACGAAGTGACCGATGAGGTGATCGGCGAGGTCCCCGAGGGCTTCAGCGGTCAGCACGGCATCGCTCAACTGCTCGAGGGCACCGGTGTGAACGCGTTTGACCCCGTCGATGAGATCGTCGAGGCGGACGGGGTGGGCAATGCGGGCCGGCTCTTCCATGCGTCAACCGTAGGTTGACGGTAGTGGTCCGTCAACTACAAGTTGACGGAGGCTTGTTCGGCGCGCGTCCGACCCGCTTCCCGATTTGCTACCGGTCGCGCGGCGAAAGTCCATAAACTCGCGTCATGGCATGCCTGCGTAAATCCCAAGAGCAGCCCGACTTGAGCAAGATCGACAACCGGGCGGCGTCGGTGCCCCGGATGTTTCTTGACCGCGTCGCGGCAACGCCCACGAACGAAGCGTTCCGCTACCCCGACAATGACGGGTGGACCAGCGTCAACTGGCAGCAGGTCCGTGATCGCGTCGACCTGATCGCGGCTGGCTTGATCGCCTTAGGGATCAACCCCGAGGATCGGGTGGCACTGGCATCGGGGACGCGCTACGACTGGGTGGTCGTCGACTTCGGCATCTTGGCGGCGGGAGCGGCCACGACGACGGTGTATTCGAGCACCAACGCCGAAGACACCGCGTTCATCGTGGCCAACTCGGGCAGCCGGGTTGTGGTGGCGGAGAACCAGTCTCAGGTCGACAAGCTGGTCGCGCACCGCGCTGACCTGCCGGCCGTCGAGAAGGTGGTGATCATCGACGGCACGAGCGCCGATGACTGGGTGATCACGCTCGAGGATCTCGAACAGCTGGGTAAGCAGCTGTTGGCCGACAACCCCAGTGCGGTGACCGATCGGATCGACGCGATCCCGCCCGGTCAGCTGGCCACCCTGATCTACACTTCCGGCACCACCGGCAAGCCCAAGGGCGTCCGGCTCAATCATGAGGCCTGGACCTACACCGCGGCCGCGTTGCAGTCATTGAATGTGCTGTCGGATAAGGACCTCAACTATCTGTGGCTGCCGTTGGCGCACTCGTTCGGCAAGGTGATGCTGGCCATGCCGCTGGTGATGGGGTTCCCGACCGTCATCGACGGCCGGGTCGACAAGATCGTCGAGAACCTGGCGATCATCAAGCCGACGTTCATGGGCGCGGTACCGCGCATCTTCGAGAAGGTGCACGGCCGGATCAACGAGACGATCGAGGAAGAGGGCGGATTCAAGAAGACTCTCTTCGACTGGGCGATCGATGTCGGCTTGCGGGTCTCGCGCGCCAATCAGGCCGGTCACCGGATCGGTGCGGGGCTGGCATTGCAGCGCACGATCGCCGACCGGCTGGTGTTCTCCACGATTCGTCAGCGATTCGGTGGACGGCTGCGCTTCTTCATCTCCGGATCGGCAGCGCTGGATCGCGATGTCGCCCAGTGGTTCGATGCCGTGGGCACCGTCGTGCTGGAGGGGTACGGCCTGACTGAGACGTCGGCGGCGTCGACGCTGAATCGCCCGGAGGCTTACCGGTTCGGCACCGTGGGCTGGACGTTACCGGGGACCGACGTCAAGATCGCCGACGACGGCGAGGTGCTGCTCAAGGGGCCTGGCGTGATGAGCGGCTATCACGACCTGCCCGAGGCCACTGCCGAGTCCATCACCAGTGACGGTTGGTTCCACACCGGCGATATCGGTGAGCTCGACGCAGAGGGATACCTGCGGATCACCGACCGCAAGAAGGACATGTTCAAGACTTCGCAGGGCAAGTATGTGGCGCCCTCGGCGATCTCGGCGTCGTTCAGGGGTTTGTGCCCGTTCGCCAGCGAGATCATCGTCTACGGCGAGGGCAAGCCGTACTGCGTCGGGCTGGTGAGTCTGGACGGTGACGCCATCCGAGAGTGGGCTGACCGAAATGGCTTGGAAGGCAAGCCGTTCGATGAGGTTGCGCGTCATGAGAAGACCAAGGCGATGGTCGAAGGCTACGTGGAGACCCTCAAC
This window contains:
- a CDS encoding N(5)-(carboxyethyl)ornithine synthase encodes the protein MGILAHSRKENERRLPIHPAHISRIDPQLRSRIFLEHGYGSDFGATDNALSRLVGGVGTRAQLLADCDVILLPKVQAEDLAEVKERQVVLGWPHCVQDAALTQVAIDRRLTLIAFESMNHWRPDGGFGLHVFHKNNELAGYCSVLHAMQLTGVTGSYGRRLRAAVIGFGATARGAVTALNAHGVDDVRVLTNRDVAAVGSPIPSTQIIQMGHHPDRPERVWADAGDGPIPVARYLARNDIVVNCVLQDPVAPLTFVTEDELGAFAPGSLIIDVSCDVDMGFNWARPTSFSHPIVELGDGVQYYAVDHSPSYLWNSATWEISEALVPHLEILLAGAAAWTTSPTISRAVEIRDGIVLNPKILSFQHRDESYPHAVRIGRHRPPGSKSLGASAVN
- a CDS encoding ATP-dependent Clp protease ATP-binding subunit translates to MEEPARIAHPVRLDDLIDGVKRVHTGALEQLSDAVLTAEALGDLADHLIGHFVDQARRSGASWTDIGKSMGVTKQAAQKRFVPKMTNLNANDLDPAQGFARFTPRARGAVVAAQNAARQAGNAEITPDHLLLGLLTDPAALATPVLRAQQITPDAVHQAITLPPPAAEMPALIPFDAPARKVLELTFREALRLGHNYVSTEHLLLALAEAEDDGGTLHLLGFDKARAEADIAETFAAITTARES
- a CDS encoding AMP-dependent synthetase/ligase; the encoded protein is MACLRKSQEQPDLSKIDNRAASVPRMFLDRVAATPTNEAFRYPDNDGWTSVNWQQVRDRVDLIAAGLIALGINPEDRVALASGTRYDWVVVDFGILAAGAATTTVYSSTNAEDTAFIVANSGSRVVVAENQSQVDKLVAHRADLPAVEKVVIIDGTSADDWVITLEDLEQLGKQLLADNPSAVTDRIDAIPPGQLATLIYTSGTTGKPKGVRLNHEAWTYTAAALQSLNVLSDKDLNYLWLPLAHSFGKVMLAMPLVMGFPTVIDGRVDKIVENLAIIKPTFMGAVPRIFEKVHGRINETIEEEGGFKKTLFDWAIDVGLRVSRANQAGHRIGAGLALQRTIADRLVFSTIRQRFGGRLRFFISGSAALDRDVAQWFDAVGTVVLEGYGLTETSAASTLNRPEAYRFGTVGWTLPGTDVKIADDGEVLLKGPGVMSGYHDLPEATAESITSDGWFHTGDIGELDAEGYLRITDRKKDMFKTSQGKYVAPSAISASFRGLCPFASEIIVYGEGKPYCVGLVSLDGDAIREWADRNGLEGKPFDEVARHEKTKAMVEGYVETLNKHLNRWEQVKRVAIIDRELTVEAGDLTPSLKLKRKAVVENFSDNIDRLYA
- a CDS encoding DUF6307 family protein; the encoded protein is MTDVIKTHAKLGDKDANELAVQVLRVLNSVPEKIR